In Scyliorhinus canicula chromosome 12, sScyCan1.1, whole genome shotgun sequence, the sequence TCTGGACTGTAACTAGAGAAGGATTAGTTGAGAAAGTACAAGAACTGCACCATACCACATCCTTATGTGCAGTGAAAAAGCAAAGAAATGGAGATTTTAATCTTCACTAAGAGTAACCAAAAAGCCAGAGCTTATTAAAAAATAGATTGTGTAAAAAAGATTTTCTTTTGGTGCAGGTAGATTTTGtagcatttgttttttttaaacagcttcATGTCCCTTGCTGTAACCTTGTGCACGGCACTTCCAGCAGAACATTGGTTTTAAAAAGCAAGGTCCTCAAAAGTGAACCAAATATAGTCTCGGTTGTAATCATAGCCTGTCAGCACTACTGCTGGAGAAGTCTGTCTGCAGAGGGGCAATGTTGTGCTCGTATGCTGCATACTCTGAGTTTCCAGTACTGGCTAACTTTAGTTGCTGGGCGGCATGGGAGAGTTGAAATGCAGCATCGGGATGGGCTGTGTCTGGAAGGAGTGTGCATTCACGGTCCAGCATATCTGCCACACCTTTCAGTAGGTCCAGAAATCCAAACGCGAGGGCTGCCTTTCTCAGCCGATTCAGTTCCTGCAGAAGGAAAAAGCGCAGGGTGAAGGATAGTTTGCTTTTAGAATGTGAAACATGTTCATCAATGTGAATGCTAAGAAATAGTGTCAGAAACCCTCAGGCAAAGGGCAGCAAAAGACATGGCATGCTGCTCGTATCTGCCTTAATATGACTAAACCCTTTAATGTACTAGCAAGGACAATTTCCACTCCTCATATCAGTCTCGCAACAAAGCTGTAAATTATTGGCATTTGCCAGTGGTGCTGTGCTCCATTATTTAATAGAAATTGGATTAAAATGCTTCTAATCATATTTCATAAAGACCCTTCCGCTTCAATTTGGATCCCGGACATGAAAGAAGAGGGAGCTAAACGGCATTTTCCCCCAGCCCAGAGATCTGGTTTTCATCAAAAGCTCCTAACAGGGAGGGAGGTACCatggctggaggttacagatggGGGAATTCACTGTCAAGATTAGAGGAGGCGGAGGGGAACTGAAAATGAGGACAAAGGCCCAATGTCTAAATAATCTCTCTGTCTTTGGAATGGCAACAGTCTGATAACCGGTGATATTAGAATTTCCAGATGCTTCAGGATGAGCTAGAAAGATAACCTTGGCAATATGGGCTTGGCTGCATGCAGACAGTCAACGTTTGGGGTGCAGATTGTGTCAGCAACTGCTGGACCTCCTGTGTCTACACAATGGTTTCGCTTTTAGTATTCATTCaagaatgtgggtgtcgctgactcagccagcatttgttgtctgtccgtagacaaggtggtggtgagctgccttcttgaatcgccaCAGTctacatggtgtaggtacacccacagtgctgttggggagggaattccaggattttgaacaagCGACgatgaaggaacgccgatatatttccaagacagtgTTGTGAGTGGTAAATTTATCGAGGAAGAGCATAGGAAAGTGTGGCGATAACTGGTCAAAACTTCAATTACTCTTTTGGCATTTTAATTATTTCAAGAGGAGTAAAATTTGTCCTAAGTGCGGAACTGCATATTCCATCCATTACTGCCTTTATATGTCAGCAGCTTAAAGATAATCTCTCCAATGTCACACTTTGTCAAGGATCACGAGCCAAATGGTATATTCCAGATTAGCCAGGAAAAAAATTAACCATCAAATTTTCCCCATTTGGTTGGagctgggcagcacagttgccccacagctcccgggtcccaggttcgaatcccggcttgggtcactgtctgtgtagagtttacacgttctccccgtggctgcgtgggttttctccgggtgctccagtttcctcccacagtccaaagatgtgcgtttagatggattggccatgctaaattgcccttaatgcccaacaacgttaggtggggttgtgggcttaggtaggctgttctttacaagggccggtgcagattcgatgggtcgaatggcctccttctgcacaataaatTCCAAATTTCTATGATAAATAAAGATTGTACAAAGAACATACTCTCTTTACTCTCCGATTTGATTACCTACACACTacttttcatttaattcatttgCTGATGTAAATTCACCGAGGATCAATGCATTTACCTTGTAGAATGTCTGTGTTTTTTCTGGAAGTTTCCGAGCATTTCTTAAGATCTTCTGAACATCGGTCTAAAGTCAAAAGAGAAACCATTAGATGGTCTTTAAAGGCTACTTCTCCTTTGAATATGTTAAGAACTTATTTGGTTTACGAAGTATCCAGCATCCAGCTGTGTGGTCCTGTAAAGGTTAGAAATGACAGCAACACTACAAACATCAGCCACTCCTTCGTTTATGCTGCAAAGTACAGAACCACAAAGTCAGCCAGCAGCACACAACAGAGACAGACCATCTTAGGGTAATTAGTGTCAGGACAGATATTTACTGTTTAATTCTGATGCATGTATGAAGCAGCATGTTTCAAACATACTGAGCAGGACTTACAATAaaccaggcagcacagtggttagcactgctgcttcacagtgaccgtgtggaatttgcgcattctcctcgtgtttgtgagggtttcacccccacaacccaaagatgtgcaggggattggccatgctaaattgccccttaattgggtactctaaattttaaaaaaaagtaaaataaaccatctatacaattaataataatgccggggaaggtggtggaagcggggaaggtggtggaagcggggACGATAGAGACGCTTAaggggcttttttttttaaaatttagagtacccaattcattttttccaattaaggggcaatttagcgtggccaatccacctaacctgcacatctttgggttgtgggggtgaaacccacgcaaacacggggagaatgtgcaaactccacacggacagtgacccagagccgggattcgaacccgggtcctcagcaccgtaggcagcaatgctaaccactgtgccaccgtgctgcccttaaggggcttcttgacaaatacatgaataggatgggaatagagggatacgggccctggaagtgtagaagattttaggttagacgggcagcatggttggcacaggcttggagggccgaagggcctgttcctgtgctttacttttctttgtttttgttcttaatTCATTATGCTCTAAGAGGTAACAAAGTGAAGGGCCAATTTATGGTGCTGATTGGATTGACTGAAATTCTTAAAATGAGCTTCTGTCCGTTCTCCAAACTGTCCAATTATCAATCGGTACAGTCAGGCTAACATCACAATGCTCAGTAGCTCCCATACCTGCAATCCACTGGGTTTAatccacactgtcacattctgagCATAACTGCGCTTCGTCCTCGGCTGAAGGGGAAAGGGGCTTTTGCTGTCATCCTCACCATAGGGATTTTCCTCAGCGTCTGCAATTAACCAAAATTTTACAGTTAGAAATAAACATGGTGGTTGGGTACAAGATGTGTTGAGAACTATTTTCACAGAAAATCCAAGttcaaactcacccaaaatgggCCCTAATTGCGACATCTTTCCAAGCCAAGGAAGCGGCTCTGGACCAGGCTCAAACAAGGACATCATCAGATTAGATTTCTTTTTGCTGTCAGCCTGGGAGTACAACATCCCGTACCAGTCTGGTCTGATCAAATCAAAGCAAGTATATTACAAACATTACCATGAAACCAGTAGATTAATGAACCGCGTTCCCCAGCTTCAACACCGTATATAGAGGATGGGGAAATTGAGACAAAATGGGTGGAGGGTTCGGTGCGCAAAGCTTTCCATTTTAGACACTCAATTTCTTATTGCATTGCCCAGCAACTTAACAATGATACAACCAATTAGCTTCTCGTGAGGAAGTTGTACTGACCTTTCAGCTGTTAGATGAATAATTATAAAGTGAGCAATGTCAATTTCCCGAATCGATCCCTTTGTTTATGGAAAGTAGACAGGAATAGTCAGTGTGAGGTGTGAAGTGGAGCCGGAAAGCATTAGTACCCCCAAACGATTCAGCTTTTTACCGAGGGTTTACTTGTGCACTCGGATCTTGCAGGGAGCTCAGGTGTCTAGTCTGGAAACAATTCTCAGGCTTTCCTGAGGCTGTTGCTGATCGATCGGCCAATTGGCTCGAGTTGCTGAAAGGAGGCCAAACTCTCCGTATCAAGCAAGAATGGAAAGCAGCTCAGTGTAGGCAGGATACAAGACTGATTAACACAGTGTCATCCTCTACACCTTGCCCAGCACCCAGGGAAGGGAAGGAATTATCAATGTGGCATCCTTCCATGACACTGgaagagtgggtggaggtgcacgcagctttgacaaagggtcacctggactggaaacgttagctcttttctttccctacagatgctgccggacctgctgagattttcctgcattttctttttggtttccgattccagtatccacagtaatttgcctcTATCCTGAACGTGGCCTTTGAATGTATGAAGAGTCATTCTGGTTTGTGAATAATAATTTGTTACCAATGTTTTAGGATTTTTTTGCCAATCCCTCTCAGTATGAATTAGAGACAAAGAGCGGGTGTTTTACAAAAGATACTTGGCTAATTTCAGAGCTGGTTAGTGTACAGCATCTCACCCGAGTAGCACTATAGCCACCATCCCTTCCACTTTGAGGCTTCCGTGCAGCAAGACACAAAACGATGGCATCTTTCCAGCAATTTGAGAAGCAGAGGTCTCATCTTCAGTTTCTTCAGGTAACCCGCTCCCCAGGTCATCACCTTCTACCAAAAGAAAACAAACGTTTAGTGtcagcacattcaccctctgctCCCCAATAGCAGCAACACTACACTCTGCTGCACCATCTCACCCTCATACAAGGACACTTCAATCTTGCAGGACATCACTTTCTACAAACCTCTCTCTCCTGTTACATTCCCACCTTCACAAAACTGGCAGATGGCAAATCCTGGGTTTATATGGGGATGCAGTGAGATGGAagctaacttaattgaagcctacttgtgacaataagtgattatttttATCTGCCGTGCAATGAGTGGGATACGCCGCTCCGCTGTCTGCCTCATGTGGCCAAATCAATTTCTCTCCCAAATGCTGCATTTAACCAAATCAGAAATATCTGCCTCTCATTTTATCTTCTTTCTGCTTTTGAAATCATCCCGCCAGTGATGAACAACCAGAACAATCAAACATCAAATCACCCTGAAATGAAAGGCTGACCTATCAGACCAATATCAACAGGTTCAGCTTCACACAACTTCTGTTTGTcatattcatagatcatagaatttacagtgcagaaggaggccattcagcccatcgagtatgcaccggctcttggaaagagcaccctacccaaggtcaacacctccccctatcccagtaactccacccaccactaagggcaattttggacactaagggcaatttatcatgtccaatccacctaacctgcacatctttggactgtaggaggaaactgcagcacccggaggaaacccacacagacacggggaggacgtgcagactccgcacagacagtgacccaagccggaatcgaacctgggatcctggagctgtgaagcgattgtgctatccacaatgctaccgtgctgccctatagaagAGAAAGAATTTGTATTTATCACATTTTTCACACCAAGATGTcgaaaagcactttgcagccagttACATTGTTATATGAAGAagcggcacggtgatgcagtgcttagcgctgctgcctcaaggcgccgaggacccgggttcgatcctggccccatgtCCGATTGcggcccactgtccgtgtggagtttgcacatcctctcagtgtctgcgtgggtctcacccccacaacccaaagatgcacagggtaggtggattggccacactaaattgtcccttaattgggaaaaaaagaattgagtactgtaAATTTTTATATGAATGGAGTCACTCGGAGTGTAGTAAACACAGCAACCAAgttgtgcacagcaggatcccagatccagcaatgtgatcatggccagaagctttagtgatgttgattgagggataaatattggctaggataCCAGCAGAACTCCCTGCTCTTTTCTGTAAAGTAAAAAGTCTCACCTGAGTATACTTcacactgaggaaggagcagtgctccgaaagctagtgtttgaaacaaacatgttggaccttaacctgatgttgtaagacttcttactgtgctcaccccagtccaacgccggcatctccacgtcatttatgtgacatgggatcttttatattcctCTGAAAGGACAGATGCCTCATTTGAAAGATGGTGCCAccaacagtgcagcgttcccccaGTGCTTCACTGGGGTGCCAACCCAAATATTCTGACTCGGATGCGAAGGGGCTGGCTGACACTTTGAATGGACTCCAGGCAGAGTAAtttctctttgtcaaagctttgacaaagtaattggactcgaaacggtagctcttctctctccctacagatgctgccagacctgctgagattttccagcattttctctttcgtttcagattccagcatccgcagtaatttgcttttatccagagtaATGTCTCACAGTGCTAACTCCACTGGCCCCATTTACAGTGCCCGCTGCTCACTGATAGTCAGGTACTGTGTGACTGACACTCACAAGATGCCAAATAATATCTAAACGGATCGGGGACTCACCTTTATTCAGCGCTATGGGTAAAACCAAGTGACGAGAAAGTACAGGCGGACTGGCGATATCAGCAATCTTTATAAATCCCACTATATCCAGTTctgcaaaagaaaaacacaatcaaaTCAAAGATAAAATGACATCAGGTTCTCCCCCTGCCTCCCAAACCTGGACTATAACCTGCAGCATAACGTTTATTGGTGCAGAGCTAAGACTGGTTTGTTAACAGGAGTTTGTAACTGGGTCAGTCAGAAAATAAACAGGTCTCGCTGGTGCATGTCCCCAACAATCAACAGGTCGAAGCAACACTCCCCTGCCTGGAGTGTGACTAACCTCCCAACAATCACCAGGTTGAAGCAACACTCCCCTGCCTGGAGTGTGACTAACCTCCCAACAATCACTAGGTTGAAGCAACACTCCCCTGCCTGGAGTGTGACTAATCTCCCAACAATCACCAGGTTGAAGCAACACTCCCCTGCCTGGAGTATGACCAACCTCAATGCAGTGATGCATTTTCTGTTTGCAACAAAGAGCATATAATGTGAGAACATTTCATCTTTCTGAGCACATGCTGGAGGTTCCCGATTATCAACACACAGTGTCAACATGTTCACCCTGCCAGTTATAAAGCCAactgggaattcaggagaaacatttttacccagagagtgataGAGAATGCAGCAGGGTGTGGTTGAGAAGAATagcagaggtacagtgaaagctgGATAAGCACGAGGGAGACAGGAATTGAAGGGTGTATTGGCAGGATAAGATGAAGCAGGGTTGGAGTTAACCCCCATGCAGCATGAACACCAGCATTGGCCAGTTGGCTCTAACAGCCTGTGTCTGTGCTGTGGAATCCCACATCACTCTGTTGGTGACGTAACCTCATAtaccctccccacctcaccactAAATCCAAGAAGCCAAAAAAAGCAACAGTCATTTTCAGCAAGAACTCTGGGAAAATCCTTTCGAAAACAAACACATCTTATGATGTGACAGGAGCAGACTTAAAGCCCTCGCTTTCCATATTTCCCAAGAATATCAGAGGAGGCGATTAAGCCTATGGGGCATGTGCTGATTCGGTGGAAAATTTCCAACCAGTCCCAGTCCCCTGCTCCTTCCCCACAGTCCTGCAAGTTTCCGCCCTTCAAATATTCATCCAATATTCTTTTGAAAGATGGTGTCAAGCATGATCTTGACCAGGTAAGGACATCAGacctccttccctcaaggacatttgaTCATATTTCTAGATTTAAAAGCCAATTTCAAATTCTCATCAGTCTTGTTGGGATTTGAGTTCACGTTCTCTAGGTAACACAAGGCTAACACTCGATACGACAGAGTGGTGGCAACCCAGTCCTCAGTGAATATAAACTGAACGGTTCACAGTGAATATAAACTGAACGGTTCACAGTGACGCACTCTGTGACACCAACTTAACTGCATCACTCAGAcataccatgatgtggagatgctggcgctggactggggttggcacagtaagaagtcttacaacaccaggttaaagtccaacaggtttgtttgaaatcactagctttcggagcgctgctccttcctcaggttaccattggccagaaactgaagtcTTCGCCTGATGAAGGGACAGCGCTCCGATAGCTTAtactttcaaataaacctgttggaccgtaacctggtgttgtgggacttcttactgtgctcagacaTACTAGTCAGAGAGCTAGTTCCACATCAATCACATTCTTTCAGAACAGGGTTAGGGAAAAGGAAGCTGTGCTCTGCTTATACCATGACTGAACTTCAGAATCCTGGCACTAACATGTAAAGTGGCAAAgtttttgattctctcttatcaaTATTCTGCAAAGATTCGCACAAAGAATCAAAAGTTAAACCAAGGGAAGagtctgc encodes:
- the ints14 gene encoding integrator complex subunit 14 isoform X1, which translates into the protein MPTVVLLDVSLSMTRPVSLEGTEEYQRKHLAAHGLSMLFEHMATNYKLEFTCLVAFSSLWELMVPFTRDYNTLQEALSTVDDYDKTCLESALSGISNIVQDEWGVCIPCQVILVTDGSLGIGRGSLRHSLSVLSQRSEESKFPLPFPFPSKLYVMCIANLEELQTTDTLDILERLIDLNNGEGQIFTIDGPLCLKNVQSMFGKLIDQAYSPFHAVLKCGHLVSDMQMFPRPEPVIIDEELEPVPKTINTELDIVGFIKIADIASPPVLSRHLVLPIALNKEGDDLGSGLPEETEDETSASQIAGKMPSFCVLLHGSLKVEGMVAIVLLGPDWYGMLYSQADSKKKSNLMMSLFEPGPEPLPWLGKMSQLGPILDAEENPYGEDDSKSPFPLQPRTKRSYAQNVTVWIKPSGLQTDVQKILRNARKLPEKTQTFYKELNRLRKAALAFGFLDLLKGVADMLDRECTLLPDTAHPDAAFQLSHAAQQLKLASTGNSEYAAYEHNIAPLQTDFSSSSADRL
- the ints14 gene encoding integrator complex subunit 14 isoform X2 gives rise to the protein MPTVVLLDVSLSMTRPVSLEGTEEYQRKHLAAHGLSMLFEHMATNYKLEFTCLVAFSSLWELMVPFTRDYNTLQEALSTVDDYDKTCLESALSGISNIVQDEWGVCIPCQVILVTDGSLGIGRGSLRHSLSVLSQRSEESKFPLPFPFPSKLYVMCIANLEELQTTDTLDILERLIDLNNGEGQIFTIDGPLCLKNVQSMFGKLIDQAYSPFHAVLKCGHLVSDMQMFPRPEPVIIDEELEPVPKTINTELDIVGFIKIADIASPPVLSRHLVLPIALNKGDDLGSGLPEETEDETSASQIAGKMPSFCVLLHGSLKVEGMVAIVLLGPDWYGMLYSQADSKKKSNLMMSLFEPGPEPLPWLGKMSQLGPILDAEENPYGEDDSKSPFPLQPRTKRSYAQNVTVWIKPSGLQTDVQKILRNARKLPEKTQTFYKELNRLRKAALAFGFLDLLKGVADMLDRECTLLPDTAHPDAAFQLSHAAQQLKLASTGNSEYAAYEHNIAPLQTDFSSSSADRL